A part of Capsicum annuum cultivar UCD-10X-F1 chromosome 6, UCD10Xv1.1, whole genome shotgun sequence genomic DNA contains:
- the LOC124899744 gene encoding uncharacterized protein LOC124899744 encodes MAAAAGQPPRLASRRPNLFSFSPSPANPTGLAYEATGKLAPVTRRRRCSGRTNSPPRRQPLLRSNNSRPRRQPPQQQRRLTKQPLRRLSQQPPASSARSARTSIATTIACEPSVTVFRRCNSSWPNHRRRLHFSIADQAATNLFYFSSPEVMTGEVLIGNLSDIG; translated from the coding sequence ATGGCTGCCGCCGCCGGTCAGCCTCCACGGCTCGCCTCTCGCCGTCCGaaccttttttctttctctccgtCACCGGCGAACCCCACTGGATTAGCCTACGAAGCTACCGGAAAACTGGCACCCGTAACCCGACGCCGCCGCTGCTCCGGTCGAACCAACAGTCCTCCCCGTCGCCAGCCGCTACTCCGGTCGAACAACAGCCGTCCCCGTCGCCAGCCGCCACAACAGCAACGGCGACTAACCAAACAGCCCCTCCGACGTCTTTCTCAACAGCCGCCAGCCTCCTCCGCACGGTCAGCCCGAACCAGCATCGCGACCACCATAGCTTGTGAACCATCCGTCACTGTCTTCCGTCGCTGCAACTCCAGCTGGCCGAACCACCGGAGAAGGCTCCACTTCTCCATCGCCGATCAAGCTGCCAcaaatttattctatttttcctcACCGGAGGTGATGACCGGTGAGGTATTGATTGGTAACCTCTCCGATATTGGCTGA